AGCTCAAAATGGCCTGTGATCATCTTTTTGCACGGTGTTGGCGAGCGCGGATCGAACATCAACCAGATCCGCAATGTAGGATTGCCAAGAAAAATCGGTAACCAAACCGACTTTATGTTCCTGGTGGTAGCCCCTCAATGTAAGGCTAACACCTGGTGGGACATTCCCAGCCTGAATGCCCTGTACGCGGAAATCATTGCCAGGTACAATGTAGATCCGAAAAGGATTTACCTCACAGGCCTGAGCATGGGCGGTTACGGTACCTGGGACTGGGCCATGTTGAATCCAGAGAAGTTTGCTGCGGTGGCACCTATTTGTGGTGGCGCCGATTACCTGGATAAGGTAGCAAACATGAAAAACGTTCCTACCTGGACTTTCCACAACGTGGATGATCCGACAGTAGGAGTAGAGAACACCCGAGAAATCGTAGCGAAGCTGCGTGGAGCCGGTAATACCCGCGTGAAATACACCGAAAATCCAACCGGCGGCCACGACGCCTGGACGAAGGCGTATGCAAATGCGGACCTGTATTCCTGGTTCAAATCTTATCGTAAATAATAGCCGGGAGCACTATTTTAGGGAGTGGGAGAAATATTTCAGGATATTTCTCCCATTTTGTTTTTCTATAATCTATGATAATTACGGAGGTCTATCTACCTGATCCTGAATAGGGTGACCTCGCTATGGAGCGGTCATACCGCAGTTAAGTGTCCATCATACGCCCCAAAACACTTCCCTGCAGCGAAATCTGGCGCAATTTTTTCTACAGAGTGGGTACCTATATCAAAATAAATTCCAACTTATAGAGTTTTACAGGAAAGCCTTTTAACCGGGGCATATTATTATAAACCATATCAGGAAAACACATGACAACAACACACAGCTGGTTTACCAGACCTATGACGCTCATTACGTTATTGGCGGCCGGATGGCTGTTTTTCGCAGCATGCGCCAAGGAACGGAGCATTTCACCGGATAAGGAGGCAGAGCATCCTGGCGGCGGCGGTGGTATTGATACAACCGGCACCGGCGGAAAAGATACGACTACCAACAATGGTGGCGGCACAGGTGGTGCGAAGGATGATTTTGCGCAGCTGCCTGCCGGTATTTCCGTACAAACCTTAACAGCCTCTGCCCCGGCGATCAACAAGCAGTACGTGGTGTATACACCTTCTACTTATAATACAGATAAAACGAAAAGCTGGCCGGTTATCATCTTCCTGCACGGGATAGGGGAGCGTGGCAGTAATATTAATTCCGTAAAGAACGTAGCGTTGCCAAGAAAACTGGCGGCAGAAAAAGACTTCCAGTTCGATGATCGCACCGCAGTGCAGTGCCGATGAATGGTGGGATACGCGCAGCCTCGATGCGCTGTACACCGAAGTACTGGCTAAATACAATGTAGATCCAAGCCGCGTATACCTCACCGGTTTAAGTATGGGTGGATATGGTGCCTGGAATTGGGGTATGAAAGCTGCCGACAAATTTGCTGCGGTTGCACCCATCTGCGGCGGTGCCGATTACCCGGACCTGGTATGTAACCTGAAGAACAAACCAGTGTGGGTGTTCCATAACGCGAACGATCCTACGGTGGGGGTAGAGAACAGTCGTAACCTGGTAGCGGCACTTAAAAAATGCGGCAGCACTTCCGTTACTTACACCGAAAATGCTACTGGTGGTCACGACGCCTGGACCAAAGCATACAACAATCCGGATTTGTATACCTGGATGCTGAAATTTAAGAAGTAGTCATAGCCTTGCCAAATAAGCTGTTATAACGTATACAGCCAAAACGAAAATGCAAAATGAAAAACGTGCTATTGTTTAGCACGCTATCATTTTGCATTTTTGCATTTATTCGGGATATACCTGTGAATAAAACCAGTGAACGTTTCTTTTGCAGCAGAGAAAAATCCGGATCTCCGATATAGTTTTAGCCATTCCCTTACCATGACCCTCACCTGTATTGCAGGTGGTGATTTGTTTATTATTCCTTATATCTATCTATGTACAGCAAAAAGACTGAAGTCTCTTTCATGGCACTATGTGCCGCCGCATTATTTTGTTTGACGATCCAAACTTCCTGCGCTGGCGACAGCGACATTCAACCTGACGAGGACACCGTTGTTACCGTACCTGGCCCCGTAAAATTTGCGCCGCAGTCCATTGGTCTGAGCGTAAAAAAGATGGATAACAAGGATACGGGCGGCATCAGTTCCCAATACCTGTTATACATCCCCGAAGGTTATAACGAGCACCAGGAGAAACTATGGCCCATGATCGTTTACCTGCACGGCCAGGGCGAACGTGGTACTGATATTGACCTGGTAAAGAATATGGGTTTACCGAAGAAAGCGGCCAGTGATAAAAACTTTCCGTTCATCGTCATCGCACCGCAGTGTAACAAGGCTACCTGGTGGGATTTACCAAGTGTAAGCCGCCTGTACACCGAGGCGCTCAAGAAATACAACATCGATCAAACCCGCCTGTACCTTACCGGTAACAGTATGGGAGGTTTCGCCTGTTGGGAATGGGCCATCCTGCGCCAGGACCGCTTCGCTGCCATCGTACCGATCAGCGCACCGAAGCCGGACAATTGGGCGGATGCCTGTAAAACCAGCACCAAACCAATATGGGCCATTCACAATGCCGACGATTCACAGGTGCCTGTCGCTAACGCGCGCTTCATGCGCGATACGCTAACGCTTAAATGTAAGTCCACCACCTTTAAATACACCGAACACGCCACGGGCGGTCACGATGCCTGGACGAAGGCATACGACGATGCAGCATTGTACGAGTGGCTGTTGCAACAAAAAAAGTAAAGTAATTAGTCCCCAGGCATGTTCTGGGGATTTAATACTTTTACACCGGAACGAAGAAAGGCCTTATGTATATACACCGACTGTTATTGTGCTGCCTGCTAATGGTATTTGCCACTGCGCCCGTTTACGCTGTAAGCGAGCCGGGCGACACCCTCTATTATGCGAAACAAGCGCCTGGTATTTCTGTTAAAAAGATGCGGCTGCCCGCCCGCAGCATCGATCAATATGTATTATACACGCCATCTACTTACAATACGGACAGGAATAAACGCTGGCCGGTATTGATATTCCTGCATGGTAAAGGCGAGCGGGGTAATGATATTAACCTTGTTAGAAAGATGGGCATTCCCTGGCGCCTGCGTGATATTCCTAATTTTCCTTTCGTGGTGATTGCCCCGCAATGTAAACTGAACGTCAACACCTGGGACGTGGCCAGCTTAAACGCCTTGTGGCCCGACATCGTACGACTCTACCGCATCGATACCAATCGCGTATACCTTACCGGCCTGAGTATGGGCGGCAACGGCACCTGGATGTGGGGCATGAATAGTCCGGAGAAGTTTGCTGCACTGGCACCCATGTGTGGCTGGGGTAATCCGGCTAATGCCTGTGCCTTAAAAGATAAGCCGATGAAAGTGTTTCATAACGCCGACGATGATACGGTGCCTGTGAACGGCTCTCGCAGACTGGTGAATGCGATCAAAGCATGTGGAGGAAAGAAGGTAGAATATACAGAGCGGCCTACGGGCGGGCATGATGCCTGGTCGACCCCTTACTACGATACGAAGTTTTACGAGTGGTTGCTGAAGCAGTCGAAATAAAAGCAGCTGTCAGTGCCGGGTTTTGATATTAACCTGGTATGCCGGTTCTGAACGTATGTGTTGCCGCATGCAGCTCCTTTGATTGTTGCGGTACAAGAATCCAGGTGGATAGTATAGGGGTGCTACTGCCGGATGTCGATCACCTTTAGTTGTAATGACACCGCACCATTCCATTCATTTTCTTCCACGGTAAACACGATATCAAACGGGCGTTTGCTCGTAATGATCGGGAACTTATCTGCCATAAAGAAGCCGATGCCCGAAAACACAGGGCCTGAGCGTTGCTTTACGGAAAGTTTGATATGCTCATCTTTCACAATGCGCGAGTATCCTGTATCCACTACATTTCTCGCCATAAAAACAGGACGGAGGTTTTCTGGTCCGAGCGGCTCAAACTGTTTCAGGATATTGAAGAAGGCAGGGGTTATATCTGCAAAACTAATTTCTGTATCGATCACGATTTCCGGTATCAGCAGCTCCGGGTCGATGGTAGAAGATACCACCTCTTCAAAACGCTCCTGGAAAGCTTTTACATTTTCCGGCTTCAACGTCATACCAGCCGCATAAAAGTGTCCGCCATAATTTTCGAGCAGGTCTTTACAGCGGTGAATGGCCTCGTACACGTTGAATCCTGATACTGAACGCGCCGAGCCCGCCACTTTATCATTGGATTGCGTGAGGATGATCGTTGGGCGATAATAGTATTTATCGATAAGGCGGGAGGCGACGATGCCTACCACTCCCTTGTGCCAGTGCGGTTGAAACAATACGGTGGATTTACGCGCCAGCTGCGTGTCGTCACCCTGTATGAGTAACACCGCTTCCTGCGTAATTGTCATATCAATTTCTTTGCGGTCGAAGTTGTCAGCATGCAGCACTTCAGCGATCTCCATGGCCCTATCAAAGTCCTTTTCGATGAAGAGGTTCACGGCTTTACGGGCATCGTCCATACGGCCGGCGGCGTTTACCCGCGGCGCGATCACGAACACCAGGTTGGAGGTCGTCAGTTTTTCTTTGAGTCCGCTGAGTTGTACCAGCGAGCGTATCGCCGGGATGGGGTCTTCGTTTACCTTTTTAATGCCATAGAACGCGAGTACCCGGTTTTCGCCCGTTATAGGGACAATATCCGCAGCAATGCTCGTAGCCACGAGATCGAGGTAGCGGTACACCGATTCCATGGGCATGCCACGCTTTTGCGCCAGCGCCATGATCATCTTAAACCCGATACCACAACCGCTCAGTTCCTTGTAAGGGTAGGGGCAGTCATGTTGTTTCGGGTTGAGGATCGCTACAGCCTCGGGCAAAACAGCATCCGGCAGGTGGTGATCACAAATGATAAAGTCGATACCTTTTGATTTGGCGTAGGCGATCAGCTCTACCGATTTAATACCACAGTCGAGTGCGACGATGAGTCCGAAGTCGTTTTCAATCGCATAATCGATGCCTTGTTGAGATATGCCATAACCTTCGCGGTAGCGATGAGGGAGGTAAAACTCTATATTGCTATAAATAGATTCGAGGAACGTGTACACCGTGGCTACGGCCGTGGTGCCATCTACGTCATAGTCGCCGTAGACCATAATTTTTTCGCGTCGGAAGAAGGCGAGTTCGAGGCGTGAGATGGCCGCGTCCATGTCTTTCATCAGCCAGGGATCGATAAGGTCATCGAGGGTAGGGCGGAAGAATCGTTTAGCAGCATCAAAGGTAAGGATGCCGCGCTGTACGAGCAGCCGGCAAAGCAGGGGATGAATGCGTAATGCAGCCTGAAGCGACCGTTCGGGCCCCGGTTGATATTTCTTTACTGTCCAACGTTTCTGCATGAAAAATGCTTGCAATTTTAGAAAGTGCGGTCGGTTGTATACCGCACTAATGATTCCAGGCCACTCCGGATTTCATTGTCTGGCAGTTGATGTAAGATCGCTAACGCTTCATCACGATATTGCAACATTTTCTCCTGGGCATAGGCGATGCCGCCGCTTTTGGTCACGAGCGCAATCACGTGCGCCACTTTGTCTTTGTCGGTGTTGTGATTTTTGACAATGTTGATGATCTGCTTACGTGTGTCCGGGTCGGCATGTTGTAGTGTATAGATGAGGGGGAGTGTCATTTTTTTCTCCCTGATATCAATACCTGTAGGTTTGCCGATGTTGGCGGTCCCGTAATCGAAAAGGTCGTCTTTGATCTGGAAGGCAACGCCTACCTTTTCGCCGAACTGGTGCATGCGTGCCGTTGCTTCTTCATCGCCACTGGCGCTCCAGGCTCCTGCTGCACAGGCGGCTGCGAGGAGGGAGGCCGTTTTACGGCGGATGATATCGAAATAGACATCTTCCTTGATGTTGAGCCTGCGGGCTTTTTCCATCTGCAGCAGTTCGCCTTCACTCATCTCCCGCACCGCTTCGGTCAAAATCTCCAGCGTACGGAAGTCCTTGTTATTTAAAGATAATAAAAGTCCTTTAGAAAGCAGGTAGTCGCCGACTAAAACGGCAATTTTATTCTTCCACAGGGCATTCACGGAAAAAAAACCACGCCTTTCGAGTGAGTCGTCTACTACGTCGTCATGTACCAGGGAGGCAGTGTGCAATAATTCCACAAGAGATGCTGCCCTGAATGAACTTTCTTCGATCTTATCTGTAAATAATCTGGCGGAAAGTAACACGAACATGGGACGGATCTGTTTCCCCTTGCGCTTCACGATATAATGCATGATCCTGTCCAGCAGCGGCACATGGCTCTTCACTGAGTCCGCAAACTTGCTCTCAAAATCGTGTAATTCCTTCCTGATCAGATATTTAATTTCCTCCATTTGTTAAAAGAAAAAAGGATTGCTAAGCTATGCTTAAAATATTACATTTCGATAAATTGGCCCCGAATTTGCTAATAATGCTGAAATTGCGATGCCTTATAACATTGAATAATACTTAATTTTGAGGCAGTTATCAATGAAAATAAAATCGCAATAAAAATTTGTATATTCATTAAGGATTTTTACCTTTGCTTGGTAAAAAACGAGTTAATAATAAATTTTTAACAGTTTTTAAATAAAAAAACAATTATGGCAAGCAAAAAGTACTTATTACTGGCAGGTGCTATGAGCCTTCTGGCGTCTACCAGTTTTGCGCAAGTTAAGCCCAACCTGGACGTTCTGGACTCTTCCAAAGTAGCCCCGTCCAAAATGGCGCAATTTAACGCATTCAAAAATCATCAGTCTGATTATCCTGCAAAACCAAGGGATATGTGGGAACTCGGTTTCCATGGTGGTTACCACATGATTATCGGTGACGTTTCTTCCCGCCCAGGTTTTGGTGGTGGTCTGTCAATCAGAAAATCACTGGGTCACATTTTCTCTATCCGTGGTGAGTACACTGGTTCTTTCGACTACGGTATGGACTACAAAATGCGTCCAATGACTGCCAGCACTGTTGGCGGTAACCCATGGGCTGCTACAGCTGCTGCTAACGGCGGTATGATCGTAGCTAACTACAAAACAGCTACTCACCAGCTGTCTTTGAACATGATCGCTTCTCTGAGCAACATGCTGTTCTATAAATCACAGCCTAAAGTAAACTGGTATGTATTCCTGGGTTACGGTATCATGGCTGCTGACGTTGACGTTGATGCACTGGATGGTGGCGCAGCGTATGACTACTCTACAGTAGACTTCACTGGCAAACGTAAAGACATCAAAAAACGCCTGAAAGATTTCCATGACGGCGATTACGAGCAAAATGCTCCTTCACAGGGTAACCGCGTTACCATCGGTCGTAACGATGACAACCAACTCCTGCGTCATGCGCTGGAAACTGGTACCGGTATCTCCTTCAAAGTTTCTAAACGCTTCAACATTGGCGTAGAGAACAAAATCACTTTACCATTCGATGATTATCTGGACGGCTACTTCGGTGGTGCTTCTGACCAGAATAAAGACTTCATCAACTACACCAGCCTGCGTCTGAACTTCAACCTGGGTAACTCAACTAAACGTGTTGAACCACTCTGGTGGCTGAATCCTTTGGATTTCGTGTACAACGAGCTGACTGCTCCTAAACGCATGAAACTGCCTACCCCAGTTCTGCCTGATGCTGACGGCGACGGTGTAACTGACCAGTTCGATCGCGAGCCTAACACTCCAGCTGGTGCTCCAGTTGACGTGAACGGTGTTGCTAAAGATACTGACGGTGACGGTGTTCCTGACTACAAAGACAAACAGCTGATCACTCCAACTTACTGCTTCCCAGTTGACGCAGACGGTGTTGGTAAATGCCCAGATCCTGAGTGCTGCAAAAACATCCCAGCAAACACTTGCGCTACCCTGGTTCTGCCTAGCGTATCTTTCAAAGGTTCTTCTACCAAAGTTAGCAGCGACAACGAAGCTATCCTGGCAAGCATCGCAGCTTCCCTGAAAGCTAACCCTTCCTGCAACGTTCTGGTAACAGGCCACGCTGGTGAGAAAGCTAAAAAAGGTGGTGTTGACCTGAGCTCCCGCCGTGTTGACGCTGTAGTTGACTACCTGGCTGACAAGCAAGGTATCGATCGCGGTCGCTTCATCAAACAAAACACTCCTGGTGATGCTGGTACTGTTGACTTAGCTCCTGCTAACTAAACTTACCTCATACCGGTAAAATATCTGAACAGGCTGCCAATCGGTAGCCTGTTCTTTTTTAAGTAGGTATTTCCCTATCTGCTTTTTTCCTCCTACATTTGACATGCCTTTAATTATTAAGTGTGTTAAAGAATTTCAACAAAGTTACACTGGCCGGCCTCGTCGTTGCACTGGGCATTATTTACGGCGACATCGGTACCTCACCACTTTACGTTTTTAAGGCCATCCTGGCTGACAACGAAGTATCAGAACATTTGATCATAGGGGCTATCTCCTGCATCATATGGACACTCACTTTACAAACCACCGTTAAGTACGTTATTCTCACCCTCAAGGCCGATAACAAGGGTGAAGGCGGCATCTTTTCGCTCTACGCACTGGTCCGACGGCATGGCCGGTGGACGGTCGTACTGGGAATGATCGGGGGCGCTGCATTGCTGGCTGATGGTATCATTACACCACCCATCACTGTGTCTTCGGCGATAGAAGGTTTACGAACGCTGCCCATCTTTAAAGACCTACACCAGATCACCATTGTTAAAATCGTTATCGCGATCATCGTCCTGATGTTCGTCGCACAACAATTCGGAACGACCACCATTGGTAAGTTATTTGGCCCCATTATGTTATTGTGGTTCGGTATGCTGGGTATACTTGGCATCAGCCATATCGGTAACGACCTCTCAGTATTAAAGGCGTTTAACCCTTACTACGGCCTGCAATTACTTATGACTTACAAATCCGGCTTCCTGATATTAGGTGCCGTGTTTCTTTGTACTACGGGGGCGGAAGCTTTGTATTCCGACCTTGGACACTGTGGGCGCGGCAACATCCGCGTATCCTGGATATTTGTGAAGGCTTGTCTCATCCTCAATTACCTCGGCCAGGGCGCCTGGTTATTAAACCATGAAGGCAGCACGATCCCTAAAGACCAGAATCCGTTCTTTATGATCATGCCCGAATGGTTCGTGATCTTTGGTGTGGTCATCGCTACTATGGCTTCGGTAATTGCCAGTCAGGCCCTGATCTCTGGTTCGTTCACGCTTATTTCTGAAGCAATGCGCCTGAACCTGTGGCCTAAACTGAAAGTGAACTATCCGACCGAGCAACGTGGTCAGCTTTATATCCCCGGCATCAACTGGCTCTTACTTGCAGGTTGTGTGTCCGTTGTATTATACTTCAAAGAATCATCGGAAATGGAGGCGGCATATGGCCTGTCGATTACGATCTGTATGCTAATGACGTCCTGCCTGTTCGCATTTTATTTGTATACCCGGCGGGTCTCGCGGGCCTGGGTGGCGGTATACCTGCTGGTGTATCTGACTATCGAGTTCTCGTTCCTGCTGGCCAACGTGGTTAAGTTCATGCATGGCGGTTATGTAACCGTGATCGTTGGCGGCCTGCTTTTCCTCGTGATGTTCGTATGGTTCAGGTCACGTAAGATCAAAAACCGTTACGTAGAGTTCGTGAAATTGGAAGATTACCTGCCCATCCTGCAGGAGTTGAGCAATGATACCACGATCCCGAAGTTTGCCACGCACCTCGTATACATGAGCAGCGCAGACAATCCGAAGGAAATTGAACATAAGATCCTTTATTCCATTCTCAATAAGAAGCCGAAACGTGCAGATATTTACTGGTTTGTACACGTGGATGTGGTGGACGAGCCTTACCTGAGCGAGTACTCTGTACAAACGATCATCCCGAATGAAGTGATTCGCGTAGAGTTCCGCCTTGGATTTAGGGTGGAGCAGCGTATTAACCTGATGTTCCGCATGGTAGTGGAGAATATGGTGCGTAATAAGGAGGTGAACATCACCAGCCGGTACGAGTCACTGAGTAAAAACAACGTAGTAGGCGATTTCCAGTTCATAGTGATGGAGAAATTCCTTTCGCATGATAATGACCTGCCGCTGCATGAGAGGCTCGTCATGAGGCTGTATTTCATTCTTAAGAAGATATCTCTTTCGGAGGAGCGGGGCTTTGGTCTTGACTCCAGTTATGTAACGATCGAGAAGTTCCCGCTGGTGGTAGCGCCGGTGACTAACCTGCAGCTGCGGCGTACGAATTAAGTATAATCATACTACAGATAGAAAAGTCCTTCGCCAGTCGCGAAGGACTTTTTATTTGAGCGCATGTTATCAATGAAAAAGTCCTTCGAAGAGTCGAAGGACTTTTTTTAACACAACTAAAAAAACAATCAAAAACTTAAAAAGAATGCTTGCTATCATCGGGCGTTTCCCTGTCTGTATCCGCGAACCAATGGTCTTCGGTGAGGGCGGGCATCCGAACGGTGGTATATCGCCTTTTGATATTGATGCGAGCCGGCTTGCCTGCAACTCGTTCCAATGGGGCGGGTCTACCTTCTATGATCTGGTCTCTGCCTGTCAAAAGGCGCCGGCTTGCCTTCGGCGCGCTTTCTGAAGTGGCAAAGTGATTCGTTCAATCAGGTTTTTTACCGTCGAGGAAGGTGTTGATCGTATTGATCTCTACCTGGTCGTTACCATTATCGCCAACGGAGTAGCCGGAATAGAACTGCTCTGCGGAACCGGCGCCATTGTCCAGGTTAATGTTACGGCGCAGGTAAGCGGGTACGTTTTCTATTTCGGTGTTGTTATCCATCGTTTTTACGTTGAAGCTGATGCTGCGCAGCTTCGCGATCCTTTCGGCCTGTTTGCGTTTCTGCTCCTCCAGCTGCTCTTCTACCTGTGAAGGTGAGAATTGCGGTACCTGAGGTTCCGGTGCAACGGGTTCATCTTCCCTGAACACCATTTTCATTTCCGGCTCATCTTTCGTTTGACCGGGAATGTTAGGTTCGGAGTAAATGTTGGTTGGCCTGGACAGGTAGCTGCCGCCTGTAGGCATGTGCACCTGCTGCTGCTGTTGTTGCTGCTGCGGGGTGATTACATTAATACTGTTGGACGCAGGCGCCTGTTGTGGCGTTGGTTGCGGCACTGGCAGTGGCTCTATGTTCAGCGTAAATGTTTGTCTTTCCTCCTGAATAGGCGTAGGCGTTACAAAAGATGCTGGTGTAGCCGGGTGATTAATAATCGGTTCTACCAGGCGTGGAGCCATCACATCCTCTGGTTCTGTAAAGAGGGTGCCCTGGTTCTGCGCGCTCATTTTTTTCTCTTCGCCGTCACGTCCCAGGTGCAATACGATCTTCGGCTCTTCCTTTGGTCCGGCAGGAGCTTCAGTTGTTTGCTTCTGAGGCTGGATAGGCTTTTGCTCAAAGCCGGTAGCGATGATCGTTACGCCCAGTTTACGATCCAGCGTATGGTCGTAACCCACACCAAGGATCACGTCGCAATCCTCGCCGGCCATGCTTTGCACGTAGGCCTGGATTACGTCCATCTCATCCAGTGTATGTTCAAACTCTCCTTCGGAAGAGGAGATGTTGATCAGAATCCATTTAGCGCCTTTGATATCGTTATCGTTCAGCAGCGGAGAAGTGAGTGCTTCTTCGATGGCGATCTGTGCACGGTTATCACCTTCGGCAGTGGCTGCGCCCAGGATGGCTACACCGCCGTTGCGCATTACGGTACAAACGTCCGCAAAGTCAACGTTGATCTGGCCGGTGCTATTGATCACATCTGTAATACACTTAGCCGCTGTGGCGAGTACATTATCTGCTTTTTCGAATGCTGCCTTGAACTTCAGGTCGCCAAACTTCTGGCGCAACTTATCGTTCGAAATGATCAGCAGCGTATCTACGTTTTCTTTCAGCCTGTTGATGCCTTCTTCGGCCTGCGTCATCCTCTTTTTACCTTCGTAGGAGAAGGGTGTGGTCACAATGCCCACGGTGAGGATGCCCAGTTCTTTACAGATGCGTGCAATGATGGGGGCACCGCCTGTACCGGTACCACCGCCCATACCGGCAGTGATGAAGGCCATCTTTGTATTTACTTCCAATATCTTCTTCAGCTCTTCGAAGGATTCCTCCGTAGCCTGCTCGCCGATTTTGGGATTGGCGCCTGCTCCCAGGCCCTGTGTTAAATGCGGACCCAGTTGAACCTTGTTAGGCACGGGGCTGTTTGCGATAGCCTGTGCATCGGTATTGCAGATGATAAAATTCACCCCTTCAATGCGCTGGCTATACATATGATTCACCGCATTGCTTCCTCCGCCACCAATGCCTATTACTTTGATGATAGAAGACTTCTCTTTTGGAAGATCAAAATGTATCATGACTCTTTCTCTTTATTGGGTTAGTTATTCGGTTACTGATTTGGGGTTAAAGTTTTGCATCTTCTTCCTCCGTGAACATGTCGATGATCTTTGTTTTCATCCTGTCCAAAAAGGTTTTGAGCGATGCGTTTCTTTCTCTTGCTTTTCTGTCCTGCACCTGTTGTGGTGTTGCGATTTCTTCTTCCTGTGTTGTTACGGTTTCTTCTTCGTCTTCCATCCATTCATCTTCCTGTTGCTGTGCAGCGCGGCGTGCAGCCTGCTCTTTAGCCAGGTAGCTGGTATTAATCTTTACATAATTCTCTTCGAGTGCGCGACGATCATTTTCATAATCGTTGTAACCTTTCAGGATCAAACCGATACAGGTGGCGTACATCGGCTTGGTAAGCTCGTCGATGTGGCCGCTGGCGAGATGCTCGTTCGGATAACCGATGCGTGCGCTTACACCAGTGCTGTACTCAGTAAGCTGGATCAGGTGTTTCAGTTGTGAACCACCACCAGTCAATATAATGCCGCCATTCAGCATTTTATTGTCCATGCCGATCTGTTTCAGGTGAAATACTACGAAATCAAGTATCTCACTCATACGTGCCTGGATGATGTGCGCCAGGTTTTTAACAGAGATTTCTTTCGGGCTCTGACCACGCAGACCAGGAATGGTGATGTAGGCATTGTTCTTTGCTTCATCCGCCAACGCATATCCGAACTGCACCTTCATTTGCTCAGCCTGGGTTTTCAATACACCCAAACCGTTCTTGATATCGTTGGTGATGTTTTCGCCACCGTAAGGAATAACGGCAGTGTGTTTCAGGATGCCCTCGTAGAACACGGCCAGGTCGGTAGTACCACCGCCAATGTCCACGATTGCTACGCCAGCTTCAAAGTCCATGTCGCACATTACTGCTGCGGCAGATGCCAGTGGTTGCAGTACCAGGTCACGGATTTTCAGGCCAGACTTTTCAACGCTCCTGTTGATGTTACGGATGGCGTTTTTATCGCCGGTGATAATATGGAAGTTAGCGCCCACTTTCACACCACTCATACCAATAGGGTAGGTGATATTCTGGAGGGCATCCACAATATATTGCTGGGGGATAACATCGATGATCTGGTCGCTGGCCGGAATAACAGTTTTGTAC
This genomic interval from Chitinophaga horti contains the following:
- the ftsZ gene encoding cell division protein FtsZ, whose translation is MIHFDLPKEKSSIIKVIGIGGGGSNAVNHMYSQRIEGVNFIICNTDAQAIANSPVPNKVQLGPHLTQGLGAGANPKIGEQATEESFEELKKILEVNTKMAFITAGMGGGTGTGGAPIIARICKELGILTVGIVTTPFSYEGKKRMTQAEEGINRLKENVDTLLIISNDKLRQKFGDLKFKAAFEKADNVLATAAKCITDVINSTGQINVDFADVCTVMRNGGVAILGAATAEGDNRAQIAIEEALTSPLLNDNDIKGAKWILINISSSEGEFEHTLDEMDVIQAYVQSMAGEDCDVILGVGYDHTLDRKLGVTIIATGFEQKPIQPQKQTTEAPAGPKEEPKIVLHLGRDGEEKKMSAQNQGTLFTEPEDVMAPRLVEPIINHPATPASFVTPTPIQEERQTFTLNIEPLPVPQPTPQQAPASNSINVITPQQQQQQQQVHMPTGGSYLSRPTNIYSEPNIPGQTKDEPEMKMVFREDEPVAPEPQVPQFSPSQVEEQLEEQKRKQAERIAKLRSISFNVKTMDNNTEIENVPAYLRRNINLDNGAGSAEQFYSGYSVGDNGNDQVEINTINTFLDGKKPD
- the ftsA gene encoding cell division protein FtsA is translated as MNQEAPIIVGLDIGTTKIAAIAGRKNEYGKLEILGFGKAPSFGVQHGMVLNIDQTIKAIRQALENCYASNPNLEINEVYVGIAGHHIKSLQTRGDIVRNDTDAEISQKDIDQLINDQYKTVIPASDQIIDVIPQQYIVDALQNITYPIGMSGVKVGANFHIITGDKNAIRNINRSVEKSGLKIRDLVLQPLASAAAVMCDMDFEAGVAIVDIGGGTTDLAVFYEGILKHTAVIPYGGENITNDIKNGLGVLKTQAEQMKVQFGYALADEAKNNAYITIPGLRGQSPKEISVKNLAHIIQARMSEILDFVVFHLKQIGMDNKMLNGGIILTGGGSQLKHLIQLTEYSTGVSARIGYPNEHLASGHIDELTKPMYATCIGLILKGYNDYENDRRALEENYVKINTSYLAKEQAARRAAQQQEDEWMEDEEETVTTQEEEIATPQQVQDRKARERNASLKTFLDRMKTKIIDMFTEEEDAKL